The following proteins are co-located in the Pyrococcus abyssi GE5 genome:
- a CDS encoding hydroxymethylglutaryl-CoA synthase, whose amino-acid sequence MGKLLKPSKEIGIVGYGAYVPMYRIRNEEIGRVWGVSNFPIEEKAVPGLDEDAVTIGIEAARNALKRAKIDPREIRAIWFGSESKPYAVKPSATIIAEAIGATPDLEAADFEFACKAGTEALQAAIGFVASGMAKYAMAIGADTAQGRPADHLEFTAGAGGAAFIVGEKSSETLAYFEGSYSYVTDTPDFWRRQHEHYPRHGNRFTGEPAYFHHVITAAKTLMDELGLTPADFDYAVFHQPNVKFPLTAAKILGIPKEKVLPGLLTGKIGNTYSGATMVGISAVLDIAKPGDRILWVSFGSGAGSDAFSIVVQDAIEEKRDLAPKVEDYVKRRKVIDYALYAKARRKYIL is encoded by the coding sequence ATGGGCAAGCTTCTGAAGCCTTCAAAGGAGATAGGCATCGTTGGTTATGGAGCTTACGTGCCAATGTACAGGATAAGGAATGAAGAAATAGGAAGGGTCTGGGGGGTTTCTAACTTTCCAATAGAGGAAAAGGCCGTCCCAGGATTGGATGAGGATGCCGTAACGATAGGTATTGAAGCCGCAAGGAACGCACTGAAGAGGGCTAAAATCGACCCTAGGGAGATAAGAGCCATATGGTTCGGTAGCGAGAGCAAGCCTTACGCGGTAAAGCCTTCGGCAACCATTATAGCTGAAGCTATAGGGGCCACTCCAGACTTGGAGGCAGCTGATTTTGAGTTCGCATGTAAAGCTGGAACCGAGGCACTGCAAGCTGCAATAGGTTTCGTGGCATCTGGAATGGCGAAGTACGCTATGGCCATAGGAGCCGATACTGCCCAGGGAAGACCAGCAGATCACCTCGAGTTCACGGCTGGGGCAGGAGGGGCTGCATTCATAGTTGGAGAGAAAAGCTCAGAGACTTTGGCTTACTTTGAGGGTAGCTACTCCTACGTTACCGATACACCAGACTTTTGGAGGAGACAGCATGAGCACTATCCAAGGCATGGAAACAGGTTTACTGGAGAGCCTGCCTACTTTCACCACGTGATAACCGCTGCTAAGACGCTAATGGACGAGCTAGGATTAACACCAGCGGATTTTGATTACGCGGTGTTTCACCAGCCCAACGTTAAGTTCCCGCTTACAGCGGCAAAAATCCTGGGGATTCCAAAGGAGAAGGTTCTCCCAGGACTTTTAACGGGAAAAATTGGAAACACCTACAGCGGAGCGACCATGGTGGGAATATCGGCAGTTCTTGACATAGCGAAGCCAGGAGATAGGATACTCTGGGTATCCTTCGGCTCGGGAGCTGGAAGCGATGCGTTCAGCATAGTGGTTCAAGATGCAATAGAGGAGAAGAGGGATCTAGCACCAAAGGTGGAAGATTACGTGAAGAGGAGGAAGGTAATAGATTACGCCCTCTACGCAAAGGCAAGAAGGAAGTACATCTTGTGA
- a CDS encoding thiolase domain-containing protein encodes MEKPIIVGVGMTPVGEHWRTSLRDLAVEAILKAMDDAGIDKVDSLYVGNMASGSFVEQENLGALIADWAGLGNIPAVKVEAACASGGAAVQEGAKAVLSGLEDVVLVVGVEKMTDAWPSDATRYLAYASDAEWELFHGVSFVALNALIMRHYMNTYGYTEEDLALFAVNAHANGAKNPYAMFKRPITVETVMKSPYIADPLKLFDASPVCDGAAAVIITIPEKAKELGIPKDKWVEIAGMGRAIDTINLANREDLLTLKAAKIAAEKAYKMAKVEPKDIDFFEVHDAFTVMAALSLEALGVAEKGEGAKLAKEGQIAIDGDYPIQTMGGLKARGHPVGATGVYQTVESVLQIRGEAPNGIQVPDAEIGLTQNIGGTGSNITVTILRRV; translated from the coding sequence ATGGAGAAGCCCATAATAGTCGGGGTTGGAATGACCCCAGTTGGAGAGCACTGGAGGACTTCGCTTAGGGATTTGGCCGTTGAGGCTATACTAAAAGCGATGGACGATGCTGGAATTGACAAAGTCGATTCCCTATACGTAGGAAATATGGCATCAGGCTCATTTGTCGAGCAGGAAAATCTTGGAGCTTTGATAGCTGATTGGGCTGGTTTAGGTAACATTCCAGCCGTTAAAGTTGAAGCTGCATGCGCCTCTGGAGGGGCTGCAGTTCAAGAGGGTGCAAAGGCAGTGTTAAGCGGGTTAGAGGATGTCGTTTTAGTAGTTGGAGTGGAAAAGATGACGGATGCTTGGCCGAGCGATGCTACCAGATATCTGGCTTATGCAAGCGATGCTGAGTGGGAACTCTTCCACGGGGTCAGCTTCGTCGCCTTAAACGCTTTAATAATGAGGCATTACATGAACACCTATGGATACACCGAAGAAGATTTAGCGTTATTCGCCGTAAACGCTCATGCAAACGGAGCAAAGAATCCCTATGCGATGTTTAAGAGACCTATAACGGTTGAGACCGTAATGAAGAGCCCATACATTGCCGATCCATTGAAGCTCTTCGATGCCTCACCAGTTTGTGATGGAGCTGCAGCCGTAATAATAACTATCCCAGAGAAGGCCAAGGAACTTGGAATTCCAAAGGATAAGTGGGTTGAAATTGCGGGCATGGGAAGGGCAATAGACACGATAAACCTAGCCAATAGGGAGGATTTGCTAACGCTAAAAGCAGCCAAAATAGCTGCGGAGAAGGCTTATAAGATGGCAAAAGTCGAGCCCAAGGACATTGATTTCTTTGAGGTTCACGATGCGTTCACCGTTATGGCGGCCTTAAGCTTAGAAGCCCTGGGAGTTGCAGAGAAGGGAGAAGGAGCAAAGCTTGCCAAAGAGGGACAGATAGCTATAGATGGAGACTATCCAATACAAACCATGGGAGGACTAAAAGCGAGAGGACATCCAGTTGGAGCTACTGGAGTTTACCAAACCGTAGAATCCGTTCTCCAAATTAGAGGAGAGGCTCCAAACGGAATTCAAGTTCCCGACGCTGAAATTGGATTAACCCAGAATATAGGTGGAACAGGTTCAAACATAACTGTCACAATACTCAGGAGGGTTTGA
- a CDS encoding Zn-ribbon domain-containing OB-fold protein, with amino-acid sequence MGRPMQVSRYWRHFREKYRLIGGKCENGHVFFPKRPVCPVCGSRNVEEFEFSGRGKVITWTIVRNPPSGFEYYKPYPIALIQLEEGPVVLAQLTDVEPDEIHEGMEVEMVTRKIREFEEDGIILYGYKFRPKLK; translated from the coding sequence ATGGGGAGACCCATGCAGGTTTCCCGTTATTGGAGGCACTTCAGGGAGAAGTACAGGTTAATAGGCGGGAAGTGTGAAAATGGTCATGTTTTCTTCCCCAAGAGGCCTGTATGTCCAGTATGCGGAAGCAGAAACGTCGAGGAGTTTGAGTTTAGTGGGAGGGGGAAGGTAATTACTTGGACCATAGTTAGGAATCCCCCGAGTGGGTTCGAATATTACAAGCCTTATCCAATAGCTTTAATTCAGCTTGAGGAGGGGCCCGTAGTATTGGCCCAGCTAACAGACGTCGAGCCAGATGAGATTCACGAGGGCATGGAAGTCGAGATGGTGACAAGGAAGATAAGGGAATTCGAAGAGGACGGAATAATCCTCTATGGATACAAGTTCAGGCCAAAGTTAAAATAG
- a CDS encoding hydrogenase maturation protease, which produces MTALIVALGNEVMGDDGAGIKVARILKNKGYRVEILGTDIFSLQQRYNGEDKVIIVDAVLSNDAGKVIHLKDEEIFQKLKAEIRSAHFMGAIESLKLLMTLDERLKNAKFHFVGITIKRIELGLELSEEVERAIPRAIEIIESIVGDDE; this is translated from the coding sequence ATGACAGCTCTAATAGTGGCCCTCGGGAACGAGGTAATGGGAGACGATGGGGCAGGGATAAAAGTTGCCAGGATCCTAAAGAATAAGGGATACAGGGTCGAAATACTGGGAACGGATATATTTTCACTTCAGCAGAGGTACAACGGAGAGGATAAGGTAATAATCGTCGATGCCGTTCTCTCAAACGACGCTGGTAAGGTTATTCACTTGAAGGACGAGGAGATCTTCCAAAAGTTAAAGGCCGAGATTAGGAGCGCTCACTTTATGGGGGCAATTGAAAGCCTAAAGCTCTTAATGACCCTAGATGAAAGGCTCAAAAATGCTAAATTCCACTTTGTTGGAATAACTATAAAGAGAATAGAACTTGGCCTCGAGCTTAGTGAAGAAGTTGAGAGGGCAATTCCAAGGGCTATAGAAATCATTGAGAGCATAGTGGGGGATGATGAATGA
- a CDS encoding lysine exporter LysO family protein has translation MKFTVIILLALSLGFILGKLGFDPGNSYELALYALIFVIGLDLGANAKAEEVKKAISHKTLALPIATLLGSIIGGIVSSFIVGLPLKWALTISAGVGWYSLTGAILTQYSPVYGVIGFLANFIREVITVTAYPILARILGKEVAISIGGATTMDTTLPLIVKFGGKDAGIIAFIHGFLLSLLVPILVPTLASMGGD, from the coding sequence GTGAAGTTCACGGTAATAATATTGCTTGCACTATCACTTGGGTTTATCCTGGGAAAGCTAGGATTTGACCCAGGGAACTCATATGAGCTGGCTCTCTATGCCCTAATATTTGTGATAGGCCTTGACCTCGGAGCAAACGCCAAGGCAGAGGAGGTAAAGAAAGCGATATCGCATAAAACACTAGCCCTTCCTATAGCCACGCTACTCGGCTCGATAATCGGAGGCATCGTTTCCTCCTTCATTGTGGGCTTACCCCTAAAATGGGCCCTAACTATAAGTGCGGGAGTTGGATGGTACTCATTGACTGGAGCGATATTAACTCAGTACTCCCCCGTCTACGGAGTCATCGGCTTTCTTGCTAATTTTATAAGGGAAGTCATAACGGTTACAGCTTACCCAATCCTTGCTAGGATACTTGGAAAGGAAGTGGCTATCTCAATTGGAGGGGCAACTACTATGGATACCACCCTTCCACTCATAGTTAAGTTCGGAGGAAAAGATGCTGGAATAATAGCTTTCATTCATGGATTTTTACTGTCTTTGTTAGTTCCTATCCTTGTTCCAACTCTAGCATCCATGGGGGGTGATTGA
- a CDS encoding cob(I)yrinic acid a,c-diamide adenosyltransferase, whose amino-acid sequence MRVTTKVGDKGSTKLFGGDEVWKDSPIIEANGTLDELTSFLGEARHYLNDEMREIIDRIQMDIYKIMGELGSKGDIKGITDEDLKWIEGIIEKYEGEVELRSFVLPGGTIESAKLDVCRTIARRAERRVATIVREYGFARKSLVYLNRLSDLLFLMARKIEIEKGKLREVRA is encoded by the coding sequence ATGAGAGTTACGACGAAGGTTGGTGATAAGGGCTCTACGAAGCTCTTTGGAGGGGATGAAGTTTGGAAGGATTCGCCAATTATAGAAGCTAATGGAACTCTAGATGAGCTAACTAGCTTCTTGGGAGAGGCGAGACATTACTTAAACGACGAAATGAGGGAAATCATAGACAGGATTCAGATGGACATATACAAGATTATGGGGGAGCTGGGAAGCAAGGGTGATATCAAGGGAATAACCGACGAAGACTTAAAGTGGATAGAAGGAATCATAGAGAAGTACGAGGGAGAGGTTGAGCTAAGGTCATTTGTTCTCCCTGGGGGAACCATTGAGAGCGCAAAGCTTGACGTGTGCAGGACGATAGCGAGGAGAGCCGAGAGAAGGGTAGCCACTATAGTCAGGGAGTATGGATTCGCTAGAAAAAGCCTAGTTTACTTGAACAGACTAAGTGATCTACTCTTCCTGATGGCCAGGAAAATTGAGATAGAAAAGGGGAAGCTTAGGGAGGTAAGGGCATGA
- a CDS encoding cysteate racemase, whose product MKVIGILGGMGPLATVEMFKRIVEKTPAKKDQDHPKIIIFNNPQIPDRTAFILGKGEDPRPELIKTAKKLEECGADFIIMPCNTAHAFIEDIRKAIRIPIISMIEETAKKVKELGFKKVGLLATTGTIASGVYEKEFSKYGIEVLIPREDEQEEVMKGIYDGVKAGNLELGKELLIKIARKLEERGAECIIAGCTEVSVVLSEKDLKVPLIDPMDVIAEAAVKVALEK is encoded by the coding sequence ATGAAGGTCATTGGAATCCTCGGCGGAATGGGTCCCCTCGCAACCGTGGAGATGTTTAAGAGGATAGTCGAGAAAACGCCAGCAAAGAAAGATCAAGACCATCCGAAGATAATCATCTTCAACAACCCACAGATTCCAGATAGAACTGCCTTTATTCTGGGAAAGGGTGAAGATCCAAGGCCAGAGTTAATAAAAACAGCCAAGAAGCTTGAGGAGTGCGGTGCGGACTTTATAATAATGCCATGTAACACGGCACATGCTTTCATAGAGGACATAAGGAAGGCGATTAGAATACCTATAATAAGTATGATAGAGGAGACGGCGAAGAAGGTTAAAGAGCTCGGCTTTAAGAAAGTTGGATTACTTGCCACAACGGGAACTATAGCCAGTGGAGTTTACGAAAAGGAGTTCTCCAAGTACGGAATAGAGGTTCTAATCCCAAGGGAGGACGAGCAAGAAGAGGTTATGAAAGGAATATACGATGGAGTTAAGGCTGGAAACCTTGAGCTTGGAAAGGAACTCCTCATAAAAATTGCGAGGAAGCTAGAGGAGAGGGGTGCTGAGTGCATAATAGCCGGTTGCACTGAGGTTAGCGTTGTCCTTAGTGAAAAAGATTTGAAAGTTCCCTTGATAGATCCAATGGACGTTATAGCTGAAGCTGCCGTTAAAGTTGCGCTAGAAAAGTGA
- a CDS encoding MFS transporter, translating to MRPRELAILQGLQEKSGKIRKITMRKNILMFAIGMFFADFAWGLGFPYLGVYMKLIGGTMFLVGLLSVVYNLTSTIFQYPFGYLSDKTGKRKPFIILGILASGTTYGLVALITSPILLLGLRAFQGALGASLAPAHSALISELSPRIGSMFGFFGFVENLGFMAGNFAGGYIVKTLGMKMMFIITSLVSLIGILFLLKIKERGRAKAGGDRLIIVKEGRESDRVELKEIAFKKLMKGRLGIFYVAVLLAMIASGAVYATVSVYFEEKFGEEFVGYLFGIDSLSAALSALIIGRLIDKYGEKLFFRLSLVGYIITFMGYALANSVIIMALISILSGLKWTMLTNSSSTYVARRVPTSERGQGMGLLNTMMTLGWVIGPLIGGILADNFGFAVMLYSTVPILFLGFLLSFRI from the coding sequence ATGAGGCCCAGGGAACTAGCAATCCTCCAGGGACTTCAAGAAAAGTCTGGGAAGATAAGGAAGATTACCATGAGAAAGAACATCCTAATGTTCGCCATAGGCATGTTCTTCGCGGACTTCGCCTGGGGATTGGGTTTTCCCTACCTAGGGGTCTACATGAAGCTCATAGGCGGAACGATGTTTCTCGTCGGCTTACTGAGTGTAGTCTATAATTTAACATCCACGATATTTCAATATCCCTTCGGTTACCTCTCGGATAAAACCGGAAAGAGGAAGCCATTCATAATCCTGGGCATCCTGGCCTCTGGAACAACGTATGGTTTGGTAGCTCTCATTACAAGTCCGATCCTCCTCCTGGGATTGAGGGCATTTCAGGGAGCTTTAGGAGCGTCCCTTGCTCCAGCGCATTCAGCCTTAATCTCCGAGCTCTCTCCCAGGATAGGCTCCATGTTCGGGTTCTTTGGATTCGTGGAAAACCTAGGCTTCATGGCCGGAAATTTTGCCGGAGGCTACATAGTTAAGACCCTTGGAATGAAGATGATGTTCATAATAACATCCCTGGTCTCTCTCATTGGAATATTGTTCCTATTGAAGATTAAGGAGAGGGGGAGGGCAAAGGCTGGTGGAGATAGGCTAATTATAGTGAAGGAGGGCCGAGAGTCAGATAGGGTTGAGCTGAAGGAGATTGCCTTTAAGAAGCTAATGAAGGGTAGACTAGGGATATTTTACGTGGCAGTTCTGTTGGCGATGATAGCCTCAGGGGCGGTTTATGCCACGGTCTCGGTTTACTTTGAAGAGAAATTTGGAGAGGAGTTCGTCGGGTACCTATTCGGGATAGACTCATTGTCCGCGGCCTTGAGCGCCTTGATAATCGGAAGGCTCATAGATAAGTACGGAGAGAAGCTGTTCTTCAGGTTATCATTAGTCGGTTACATTATAACATTCATGGGCTATGCTCTCGCCAACAGCGTTATTATAATGGCCCTAATATCAATACTCTCAGGCCTTAAGTGGACTATGCTGACGAATTCATCCTCAACGTACGTTGCCAGAAGGGTTCCAACTTCGGAGAGGGGACAGGGTATGGGTCTACTCAACACAATGATGACCCTTGGATGGGTAATTGGGCCCCTGATAGGTGGAATTTTAGCAGATAATTTCGGATTCGCTGTTATGCTTTACTCGACGGTGCCAATTCTCTTCCTAGGATTCTTGCTTTCTTTTAGGATTTAA
- a CDS encoding DNA replication complex subunit Gins51: MDIEVLRRLLERELSSDELTEIDEEFYKDLASFRKALELNAERHEERGEDVEKRLYLAQLSLVQGIVREILKIRLHKIVDMAFEGVPRNLVGDEKKIFAILTAFINGEPISVEAEEKVEEEVKVERKPTPGFLELYLLKIDVPRIIDEELREHGPFKAGDLVTLPRSIGNVLVKRDAADRIVIRL; this comes from the coding sequence ATGGACATTGAGGTTCTAAGGCGGCTTCTTGAAAGGGAACTATCATCAGATGAACTGACTGAGATAGATGAGGAATTCTACAAGGATTTGGCGAGCTTCAGGAAGGCTCTCGAGCTCAACGCTGAGAGGCACGAGGAGAGGGGAGAGGACGTTGAGAAGAGGCTCTATTTAGCTCAACTTTCGCTCGTTCAGGGCATAGTTAGGGAGATACTCAAGATAAGGTTGCACAAGATAGTTGACATGGCCTTTGAGGGTGTCCCAAGGAACTTGGTTGGCGATGAGAAGAAGATATTTGCTATTTTAACGGCCTTCATAAACGGGGAACCAATAAGCGTTGAGGCTGAGGAGAAGGTTGAAGAAGAGGTCAAGGTTGAAAGGAAACCAACTCCTGGCTTCCTCGAGCTGTACCTTCTAAAGATTGACGTTCCCAGGATAATAGATGAGGAGTTAAGGGAGCACGGACCATTTAAAGCGGGTGATCTTGTCACCCTTCCTAGGTCAATAGGCAACGTCCTAGTTAAGAGGGATGCCGCGGACAGAATTGTTATAAGGCTTTAA
- a CDS encoding DNA polymerase sliding clamp — protein MPFEIVFEGAKEFAQLIETASRLIDEAAFKVTEEGISMRAMDPSRVVLIDLNLPASIFSKYEVDGEETIGVNMDHLKKVLKRGKAKETLILRKGEENFLEISLQGTATRTFKLPLIDVEEIEVDLPELPFTAKVVILGDVIKEAVKDASLVSDSMKFIAKENEFTMRAEGETQEVEVKLTLEDEGLLDIEVQEETKSAYGISYLSDMVKGLGKADEVTIKFGNEMPMQMEYYIRDEGRLIFLLAPRVEE, from the coding sequence ATGCCATTCGAGATAGTCTTTGAAGGTGCAAAGGAGTTTGCCCAGCTTATAGAGACGGCCAGTAGACTTATAGATGAAGCCGCATTCAAGGTTACTGAGGAAGGAATATCGATGAGGGCTATGGATCCCAGCAGGGTTGTCCTGATAGACCTAAATCTACCGGCTAGCATCTTCAGCAAGTACGAGGTCGATGGAGAGGAGACTATCGGAGTTAACATGGATCACCTCAAGAAAGTTCTAAAGAGGGGGAAGGCCAAGGAAACCTTAATACTTAGAAAGGGAGAGGAGAACTTCCTGGAGATAAGTCTCCAAGGAACTGCAACTAGAACCTTCAAGCTACCACTAATAGATGTTGAGGAGATCGAAGTTGACTTGCCAGAGTTACCCTTCACGGCAAAGGTTGTTATCCTGGGAGACGTTATTAAGGAGGCAGTCAAGGATGCTTCGCTGGTTAGCGATAGCATGAAGTTCATAGCAAAGGAGAACGAATTCACGATGAGGGCCGAAGGTGAAACCCAGGAGGTTGAAGTTAAGCTTACCCTTGAAGACGAAGGACTTCTAGATATTGAGGTTCAGGAAGAGACCAAGAGCGCGTATGGAATCAGCTACCTCTCCGATATGGTAAAGGGCCTTGGAAAGGCCGATGAGGTAACGATAAAGTTCGGAAACGAGATGCCGATGCAAATGGAGTATTACATAAGGGACGAGGGTAGGCTGATATTCCTCCTGGCTCCCAGGGTTGAGGAGTAA
- a CDS encoding transcription factor S: MVKFCPKCGSIMIPDKKRGVFVCRRCGYEEPINPEDAKAYKRTEEVKHKPDEGVIVVEQDFSTLPTAKVTCPKCGYHEAWYWELQTRAGDEPSTIFYKCKRCGYVWRSYE; the protein is encoded by the coding sequence ATGGTGAAGTTCTGCCCTAAGTGCGGGAGTATCATGATTCCTGACAAGAAGAGAGGAGTTTTTGTGTGTAGAAGGTGTGGTTACGAGGAACCTATTAATCCCGAGGATGCTAAGGCCTACAAGAGGACAGAGGAGGTTAAGCATAAGCCCGACGAGGGAGTTATAGTGGTGGAGCAGGATTTCTCAACCCTACCAACGGCCAAGGTTACGTGTCCAAAATGCGGTTATCATGAAGCCTGGTACTGGGAACTACAGACGAGGGCTGGCGACGAACCCTCAACGATATTCTATAAGTGCAAAAGGTGCGGCTACGTATGGAGGAGCTACGAGTGA
- a CDS encoding translin family protein — protein sequence MKLAEIIARIKEVLDEKDSLREEALQVTREIVRLSGDAIKAMHRGELALARERLEKASKLVKELKEKLKGHEDLYYAGYVQTANQEFVEAMLLFSYLTKEEFPGFEELGVPPQDYILGVGDFIGELRRHFLINLMEGRIEVAEETYRFMESVYEELITLEYPKGLVNIRQKQDQARYVLERTLEDLTRAKINKRVEDKIEGLLNAGKDS from the coding sequence GTGAAATTGGCGGAAATCATAGCGAGGATAAAGGAAGTACTTGACGAGAAGGATTCCCTTAGGGAAGAGGCCCTCCAAGTTACGAGGGAGATAGTTAGGCTGAGCGGAGATGCCATAAAAGCTATGCACAGGGGAGAACTAGCTCTCGCAAGGGAAAGGCTTGAGAAGGCTTCTAAACTAGTTAAAGAGTTAAAAGAGAAGCTGAAAGGCCATGAAGACCTTTACTATGCAGGTTACGTTCAAACGGCGAATCAAGAATTCGTTGAGGCGATGCTTTTGTTTAGTTACTTAACAAAGGAGGAGTTCCCCGGATTCGAAGAGCTAGGGGTTCCTCCACAGGATTACATCCTGGGGGTCGGAGATTTCATAGGAGAGCTAAGGAGACACTTTCTCATAAACCTAATGGAGGGGAGAATTGAAGTGGCCGAGGAAACCTATAGATTCATGGAGAGCGTATATGAAGAGCTAATAACCCTAGAGTATCCAAAGGGATTAGTCAACATAAGGCAGAAGCAGGATCAGGCGAGGTACGTACTCGAGAGAACCCTTGAAGACTTAACGAGGGCAAAGATAAATAAGAGGGTCGAAGATAAGATAGAGGGCCTGTTAAATGCTGGAAAAGATAGCTGA
- a CDS encoding endonuclease V — translation MLEKIAEVQKKLSKRIVEKEVRMVSKIAAVDVSYKGNKARVALVICSFPDCKVLKTKVLETEVSFPYIPTFFFLRETRPILLVTKGEEFDVLIVEGHGKAHPRKYGLASHIGLILGKPTIGVAKKLLRGTPENSYRKVGKAYVSVGNMITLKDAVRIIEKLLDGGYPKPLKLADKLSKGKISEDENTLPSDKTS, via the coding sequence ATGCTGGAAAAGATAGCTGAAGTTCAGAAAAAACTCAGTAAAAGGATAGTAGAAAAAGAAGTAAGAATGGTTAGCAAAATAGCGGCCGTCGATGTTTCGTACAAAGGAAACAAAGCTAGGGTAGCCCTGGTGATATGTTCCTTTCCAGATTGTAAAGTTTTAAAGACTAAAGTCCTTGAAACCGAGGTTTCGTTCCCTTACATCCCAACTTTCTTCTTCCTCCGCGAAACTAGGCCGATACTCCTAGTTACCAAAGGAGAAGAGTTTGACGTTTTGATAGTGGAAGGCCACGGAAAAGCCCATCCGAGGAAGTATGGATTGGCTTCTCATATAGGGCTTATCCTGGGAAAGCCCACGATTGGCGTTGCGAAGAAATTGCTAAGGGGCACTCCAGAGAATAGTTACCGGAAAGTTGGAAAGGCCTACGTAAGCGTTGGAAACATGATAACTTTGAAAGATGCTGTAAGGATAATCGAGAAACTCCTCGACGGGGGCTATCCAAAACCGTTAAAACTTGCTGACAAACTATCAAAGGGGAAGATAAGTGAAGATGAAAACACTCTTCCTTCTGATAAAACTAGCTAA